Proteins co-encoded in one Malus domestica chromosome 09, GDT2T_hap1 genomic window:
- the LOC103411732 gene encoding senescence-specific cysteine protease SAG39-like, with protein MGFINLQPWKYTCLSLILMLGAWSPGATSRTLQDASIYGRYEQWLTRYGRVYNDVNEKETRFKIFKENVAFIESSNKDANKPYKLSVNQFADLTNEEFKVSRNGFKGHECSTKTTSFKYENVTASLPATMDWRKKGAVTPVKDQGQCGCCWAFSAVAATEGITQLTTGTLISLSEQELVDCDTASEDQGCEGGLMDDAFQFIQQNHGIGTEANYPYEGVDGTCNSKKEASHAAKITGFEDVPANSEKDLLAAVAHQPVSVAIDASGSDFQFYSSGVFTGTCGTSLDHGVTAVGYGVSEDGTKYWLVKNSWGAEWGEAGYIRMQRDVAAAEGLCGIAMAASYPTA; from the exons ATGGGGTTCATTAACCTGCAGCCGTGGAAGTATACGTGCTTGAGCTTGATCCTCATGCTGGGGGCCTGGTCACCCGGAGCCACTTCTCGCACTCTACAAGATGCATCGATATATGGGAGATACGAGCAATGGTTGACTCGTTATGGTCGTGTATATAACGACGTTAATGAGAAGGAAACTCGTTTCAAGATATTCAAGGAAAATGTGGCGTTTATAGAATCTTCTAATAAGGATGCAAACAAACCTTACAAATTAAGTGTCAATCAATTTGCAGACcttacaaatgaagagttcAAAGTCTCAAGAAATGGATTCAAGGGACACGAGTGCTCCACGAAGACAACTTCTTTCAAATATGAAAATGTGACTGCATCATTACCAGCAACAATGGATTGGAGAAAGAAAGGAGCAGTCACCCCCGTCAAGGACCAAGGCCAATGCG GATGTTGCTGGGCTTTTTCAGCAGTGGCCGCCACGGAAGGAATTACACAGCTTACAACTGGGACATTGATCTCTTTGTCTGAGCAAGAGCTCGTTGATTGTGACACTGCTAGTGAAGACCAAGGATGTGAGGGCGGCTTGATGGACGATGCCTTCCAGTTCATCCAACAAAACCACGGGATTGGCACAGAAGCTAATTACCCCTATGAAGGCGTTGATGGTACATGTAATTCCAAGAAGGAAGCCAGCCATGCAGCCAAGATAACTGGCTTTGAAGATGTCCCTGCAAACAGTGAAAAGGACCTTCTTGCCGCAGTAGCTCATCAACCTGTTTCTGTTGCCATTGATGCTAGTGGTTCCGACTTCCAGTTCTATTCAAGTGGTGTCTTTACCGGAACCTGTGGAACGAGCCTTGACCATGGTGTTACCGCTGTTGGTTATGGCGTGAGTGAGGATGGGACTAAGTATTGGCTAGTGAAGAACTCATGGGGTGCAGAATGGGGTGAAGCTGGGTACATTAGAATGCAGAGAGATGTTGCTGCAGCGGAAGGACTTTGTGGCATTGCTATGGCTGCCTCTTACCCCACAGCTTAG